A portion of the Anoxybacillus gonensis genome contains these proteins:
- a CDS encoding Crp/Fnr family transcriptional regulator, which yields MFHWVKQQLKMISLFSQLSDEELEALVHIATVRTYKPKMLVFMQGEPLDRVFFIARGTVKIYKTDVSGKEQIVSILQEGDMFPHTGFFRRGSYPAHAEMMEETTLIVIPIEQFEQTLICYPQLCIKLFRIMGEKIIELQTRLEELAFHNTAEQLARLFIRLATTNGVYMNGRYRLKTLLTTRELANMIGAARETVSRVLSQLKQQGIITTDDDGYYMIDVDALQQKR from the coding sequence ATGTTTCATTGGGTCAAGCAACAATTAAAAATGATTTCGTTATTTTCCCAACTGTCCGATGAAGAATTGGAGGCGCTTGTACATATCGCAACCGTCCGGACGTATAAGCCGAAAATGCTTGTGTTTATGCAAGGAGAGCCGCTTGATCGCGTCTTTTTTATCGCTCGTGGGACGGTGAAAATTTACAAAACAGATGTAAGTGGAAAAGAACAAATTGTATCTATTTTACAAGAAGGGGATATGTTTCCACACACCGGCTTTTTTCGACGCGGCTCGTATCCGGCACATGCAGAAATGATGGAGGAAACGACACTGATTGTCATTCCGATTGAACAATTCGAACAAACGCTCATTTGCTATCCACAACTATGCATCAAACTGTTTCGCATCATGGGCGAAAAAATTATCGAATTGCAAACACGATTAGAAGAACTAGCCTTTCACAATACAGCTGAACAATTGGCGCGACTTTTCATTCGATTAGCAACAACAAACGGCGTGTATATGAACGGCCGTTATCGTCTGAAAACATTGCTCACAACGCGAGAATTAGCCAATATGATTGGCGCTGCGCGCGAAACGGTCAGCCGCGTACTAAGCCAACTCAAACAGCAAGGAATCATTACGACAGACGATGATGGCTACTATATGATCGATGTCGATGCGTTACAACAAAAGCGGTAG